CCACAATTACCGCTATTGCTAAATCTGTCGCAACGGTAACCCCTGACACTAAAATAAGAACAAAGGCATCTGACTTGGGAATTTTGCGAATAATCCGAAAGCTAGTCCATTCAAAGGTGCCAATGACTACAATAAACATGACACCTACAAGAGCTGCGATAGGAATTTGCTCAATTAACGATGAGGCGAACAGAATAAATGCCAATAAACATAAAGCAGCTGTAATACCCGATAAACGACCACGGCCGCCAGAGTTTACATTAATCATACTTTGACCGATCATGGCGCAGCCACCCATACCACCAAAAAGGCCGGTTACAGTATTTGCTACGCCTTGACCAATACATTCACGGTTACCTTTTCCGCGAGTTTCAGTAATTTCATCAATTAGGCTGAGCGTTAACAAAGACTCAATTAAGCCGATAGCAGCCAGAATTATTGAGTAGGGCAGAATAATCCAAAGGGTTTCAAAATTAAATGGCACCACTGGAATGTGGAAGCTAGGTAAACCACCAGCGATGGAGGCAACATCACCTACGGTTTTAGTCTCAATGCCAAAGCCGATCACAATCAGTGAAACCGTAACAATAGCGGCTAAAGAGGCAGGAATTGCATTGGTGAGTTTGGGTAAGATAAATATAATGGCCATCGTTAGTGCCACTAAACCAAGTATGATCCATAGTTCAGGGCCTTGCATCCAGGCAACATCGATGACACTGCCTTCTAAAGCTGTATTTGCTAACCAACCTTCGCCACTATTTTTTCCAAAATTACCCAGTTGAGCTAAGAAAATAACAATGGCAAGGCCGTTAACAAAGCCCAACATGACTGGGTGGGGTACCATACGAATAAATTTACCCAGCTTTAAGATACCGGCCAGTATTTGGATCAGTCCCATCAATAGCACAGTAGCAAATAAATATTCTACGCCGTGCTCAGCCACTAAGGTGACCATAACAACAGCAAGTGCACCAGTGGCACCAGAAATCATCCCTGGACGACCGCCGATTAAAGAAGTGATTAAGCCCACCATGAAAGCTGCATAAAGTCCCACCAAAGGTTCCACCCCTGCTACAAAGGCAAAGGCCACGGCTTCAGGTACCAGAGCTAATGCGACGGTAAGGCCGGAAAGTAAATCATTTTTTAAAGATGCGGTTTTTTGCGTGATAAGATCTATCATCAGGTTACTTCATCAGTTACTACGAGCTGGAATGTTTTATAACGTCATGTTTTTGCAAGTTTATGAAACACCCAGGCTAGAAGGTTAGTAAGGGTTGGGCTTATTTTTGTACCCAAAATTGGTGCCGGATATTACCATATATTGGGTATTAAAGAGTCAGTATTTTCACTACAACCCGACTCTCTTAACTTGGCTGTGAGTTGTTATTTTATATTGTAAGGTACAGTTTTGAGTTTCTCTGGTTTTTTATTAACAGATCTTCAAGTTTTTGGTTCGTTGTTACTGCTTAGTATTATCTTACTGGTTGCCTTGGTATTTATGGACTTTTCTACTATTTTAAGGGACTCGGCATTACAACATCGACTGGGTGCTAGTGTTTTTTGTTTGAGTTTGTTATGGCTGACTCATCGAGATTTTCCGATAGGCATGAGCTTGCATTTTTTAGGTATGTCTGCCGCTACGCTTATTGTTGGTTGGCCAAGGGCTATTATGAGTGGCTTTATTGTATTGCTTCTTATAACGCTATTTCAGCAAGCTGATTGGGTAAGCTTAGGAGTAAATGGTTTGGTTATGATTGTAGTACCTGTGATTGCAATGCAACTGTTTTATCAATGGATAGAACACTTTCAGTCACGTAATATATTTACTTATATTTTTGGGATCGGTTTTGTTGGTACTTTATTTAGTACCTTGCTGGTTATTCTGGCAGTAATAGCCGTACTTTGGGGAAGTGATAGCTTTAGTTTTCCAGGCAACTGGGCTGATTACCTGCCTTATGTACCGCTAATTATATTACCTGAAGCTGTTATCAATGGCATGGTCGTATCGGCTATAACAGTATTTAAGCCAGACTGGGTTATTACTTTTAATCAGCAGAAATATTTGCATCGTTAGTTTTTTTGCGCTCTCCCACCTGTAGCTTTCGTTGCAAGGTGCGTCTATGCATGCCCAAAGCTCTTGCGGTGGCTGAAATGTTACCCTGATGATCCAGCAAAACTTTTTGAATATGCTCCCATTCTAACCGTTCAATAGGCATGGGTTTAAAGCTGTTATCGGGTTGGGGAGTGGCTTCTTGTTGAGTTAATGCGACTTCAATTTCTTCAGCAGTTGCGGGTTTGCACAAATAATTATGGGCACCCAGTTTAACTGCAGCTACTGCAGTGGCGATTGAAGCATAACCGGTTAAGACTAATACCTTTGCTTCTGGCGCTTGTTGGCTTACTACAGTAATAACATCAAGCCCAGACTCATGATCTAATTTGAGATCGATAATGGCGAAAGCTGGTGTGAATTGCTGCAACAGTTTTTTGGTGTTTTCTATACAATTGGCAGTGATAACTTCATAACCCCTTTTGCGCATGGCTCGCGCCATCACCTGAAGCAAGGCAGAGTCATCATCAACAATTAATAGGATCGGCTGTTTGTTTTTCATGGCAATGCAAAAGCTACTAGAGGAATTGAAGCGCACTACTATAACACAGTTGATAACTCAATTTTTGGCAAGGGGTAAACGGATATGAGTCTCAGTGCCTTGCTCAATATGATTGAGTAACGTCACTGATCCACCTAGCCGCTCAATGGATGCTTGGCTAAGGGTCAAACCAAGGCCTAGCCCTTTATCTGGTCGGTTAGTGTAAAAAGGAGTGCCGAGCTTTTCCAGGTTAGCCATATCCAGCCCTGGCCCGAAATCTCTAATGATGATTTTAATATGTTGGGAGGTTGTTTCAGCAAAAAACTCAATTTTATGTTGAGACTGGTCGGCAGCATTATTTAATAGGTTGAGTAATGCTTGGGGCAAGGAAGCATCTGTTAACACCTGGGAATCAGCTAATCTGGTGGTGTCTAACTCAAGTAATATTTCTGGCCTGATTACCTGCCAGCGTTCTAATAGCTGGTTGATAATTTTATTAATTGATTGGCGAGTCGGGCAGTAACTGACTTGGGCCTCTGTAATAAGAGTATTCAAACTTTGTTTACACTGATTGAGTTGGTTGGTTAAACAACTGAGATCGTCTGAAAGTGCCGGATGTTGTTGATAATCCTGCTTCATTTCATTAACCAGCAGTAACATGGTGTTAAGTGGTGTATTTAGCTCATGAGCAGCACCAGCAGCAAGGCTTCCTACCGCAAATAGTTGTTCGTTGCGTAAATCCTGCTCTCGTTTTTTTGCCAGTTGAGCCTGGTGTTGGCGAAGGGTTTGCGCCATTCTTACTACAAATCCACAAATAAGCAGTGCGCTTAAACTAAAGTTAAGCCACATGCCCACAACGTGTAGGTTAATCATATGAAACTGCTGGGTACTGTTATCAAACAAAGGGATTAGTTGTGGCAAGGGCTGATAGAAAAACAGCAATAAGGTATAACAGCTCAAACAAATTAAAGTAATAGCAATTGTAAAGGGTAAAGCTAATGTTGCCGCTGCAATAATAATGGGTATCAGGTAATAAGACACAAAAGGATTACTTGCTCCACCACTAATGTAAAGCAGTAATGTTAGTGAAAAACAGTCAAAAAGCAGCTGGGTAAAAAACTCCCACTCACTCACTGGGGTTAGCTGTCGGAAACGCCAATAGGTAAAAACATTAACTACTCCCATTACTAATAGCACACCTACAACCAACAGAGTATTGATTGCAAGTGAGGTATAAATAGTTGCTAATAGCAATATAACGCATAGGCTGCATAAAAAAACAGTGCGTATCATTCCAAGGCGAAATAAGTTTTGCCTAGAAACTGAGAGGTTTAGGGGAGCTTGAGAGAAAAAAATCATATCTACTAAAAAAATCGGCAGCTATCTCTAGCCTGAAGAGTATAACTCAGTTAGGAGAAAAACCGCCTAATAACAGTAACGTTAAATATGTAATGTTTGCACACTACATAAAGTTAGGGCCTGTTTAAAGGCTCAAGCATAGAACGTTGTTACAGGGCTAAGTGTACTGATATAGCAGTTAGTTGCCTATGTGACAGAGTGTCGCAGGTTTGCATAGGGTTATCAAATAGATATACTAATCATTTAAATGAGAATAATTATTATTCATCCTTGTAGGACACTCTAAGGATAGCCCATGTATTCAGTACTTAATACAACAGATGATATTACTCATTGTGGCAATTTGGGCCATGTCATTCACGACTTGGCAAAGGCTTGCAAATTAGCATCCTACTATGGATTTGAGGGTGTTAACTTAGATATTACACGTCTTATTCAAGAGCAATTGACGGTGACAGATGTAAAACAATTGCTAGCAGCATATCAACTTCGGCCTGCTGCATTTAGTTTAGATGCGTATATGTATTGCTTTCACTCAGAAAAGGAATATTTGAGTAGTCTACATGACTTTGCAGAGCAGGCCGCTTTTGCTCATCAAATAGGTAGTGAAATAGCGCTTTTTTATATTCCCCCTTTTTCAAACAATTTACCATTTAATGACTATTTTCAGCTAATGGTCAAACGACTTAAGCAGTTAAAGCCAATTTTAATTGAGCATAACATTAAGATAGGCTTTGAGTTTATTGGGCCTATTGAAACAAGGTTGGCAACTGCTTATGATTTTATTCATACTATCGATGGTGTTAGAGCGCTTATTGCCAGTGCAGATTTATATGGTTATGCTGGGTTTAAATTGGATGTGCATCACTGGCAATATAGTGGTGCCGGATTGTTAGACTTAAAGCATCTTGATAAAGACTACTTAGTTTATGTGGAATTGAATGATGCACTGCAGGGATATAATTTATTTAACATGCCTGAGTTTACCAGGGAGTTGCCATTAGCAACGGGGGTGACAGATATTGCTGGCTTTGTACAGGTATTAAAAAATAAAGGATATGATGGGCCAGTGGCTGTTGAGCCTTGGAACGATACAATAAGAAAAATGCCATTAAAGGAAGCCCTTCATTCTGTTAAACAATCTTTGGATAAATGTATGGCGCTTTAGTGATCACTAATGTAAAAGGCATCATTCAGTACCCTGTCAATTAAATTGCCATTAAAGTCTATAACTCAACGAGTTACAGGCTTTAGTAGTAATAGGTATAAATTTTGCCTATAGATTAGTTAGTTGAATAAGGGGGTTGTTATGGGTATTAGAGTTAAAAGCGAAGATCTCAAATATGTATACTCAGAGCATACTACAAACAACAGTATATCTAAGTTTATTGGTAAACCAGATAAAACCATATTCTACCGTAATGAAGCGGGAGAGGTTGTTCCAATGTTAGAGAAAGTACTTGAGTATTTAAAAACCTCAAAAAAAACTTATAAACAACTAAGTGACCGAAAATCTTATAAAATGTACTTACATGTTTTAGAGGATATGATTAGAAAAGATTTGCCTCGTAAAAAACAACGACGAGAAGAAGTATTTGATTGGTTGAGGGATAATTTCTCAAGCCCTTAATTTAAATGTAATAAATATCTATTCATAATTTTTTAAGGCTGGTTTTTTCTTTTAAAATTTTACAATTCATATTGTTGGCTTTGTTAACTTACTGAAAAGAATAAAAAAAAATGTTGGCATTATGGTTGCCTCCGTTAGGTTAAGTTTGAGTCCTACCAACTAGGAATAACTGGTTGTGTAAATTATTTTGAAAACCTATCTGTTGTGTAAGAGATATACAAGGAGGGATTTACCTAATGGCTGCAGTAGAAGAGAGAAGTTGTGCTATTGCTGAGTTCTTGATTTCCCGTGGAGGAAACCTTGACTTACAAGATGGTGGTGGTTATACACCACTCATGCATGCAGTATGTAAAAACAGAGTTGACACAGTAAAATTATTGTTATCTAAAGGAGCAAACCCAAACTATTGTAATAAAGCTCAATCAGTATTAGATATAGCTGTTAAAAAAGGCAATCGTAAGATTATTAATCTATTACTTGAGCACGGAGCTAAAATTAATCAGCAAGATAATAAAGGGGGAACCCCAATTTATCAAGCGATTAGAAAAAAGCAAATTGAAATTGTTTGCTTGCTCCTTGCTAGAGGAGCCAACCCCTTCATACGCACGTATTTTGGTGGCACCACCTTAATGACAGCTGCCTTTTCTGGTGATAGGGACTTATTTGATTTGATTTTATCTCAAGGTGTTGATCCTGATATGCAAAATAAACATGGCTGGACAGCACTTATGTTTGCTGCCAGGCACGGGTATAAAAGCATAGTAGAATCATTATTAATGAGAGAAGTTAAGTCAGATCTAAAAAACCACAATGGAAAAACAGCAGCTATATTAGCTAAAGAAGGTGACCATGAAGACATCTATAAAATGATTAAACGCTATGATGGTAACTGGCTGAGAAAGCTAAAATATATGTTTGCAAAACCAACAGTAGAAGAAGAGTATGACTTTTCTAATCAGGCTCAAACTGTAGAAGCAGAGTAAATTTTTATTAAGAGTTTTGGTTTCGTATAACTTTGATAAGCTTGTTGTATATAGATTGTGGTAATAGATAACTAAGATGGGCTAGCCAGACATAGTATACATTTAACTATAATTCATAATTAGGGAGCCTTTAAAAATTTACCTAATTATCACTATACCTAAGCCATTAACTGCTGTATATTTGAACAGCATGGAAACTTAATTGAGAAGGTATAAATAATGGCTATCAACAAAGTTCAATTTCAAAAAGGCCTGAGTTTAAACGAGTTTCTCAAACAATATGGTACAGAAGAACAATGCTTTAATACCTTATACAAATTGCGATGGCCAGAAGGTTTTCAGTGCCCCAATTGTGGATACGACAAATGCTGTCAACTCACTACTAGAAAGCTTCAGCAGTGCTATAAATGTCACCAGCAAACATCTGTAACTGCAGGTACTATCTTTGAATCAACCAAATTACCATTAAAGACTTGGTTCCAAGGGATGTATTTGATCTCCCAAGACAAAAAAGGTATATCAGCCATAGAATTACATCGCCATTTAGGTATTTCCTATCAAGCTGCCTGGAGAATGAAACATAAGCTCATGAAAGTGATGCAAGAAAGAGAAGGCACCAAGCAATTGTCGGGTTTTATTGAAATTGATGATGCCTATCTTGGTGGTGAGCGTACAGGTTGCAAAAGAGGTAGGGGAGCAGATGGGAAAATACCTTTTGTAGCAGCCGTAGAAACAACAAAACAAGGTCAACCGACACGAATTAAACTGAGCATTTTAAAAGGGTTTAATAAAGAAGAGATAACGGCTTGGAGTAGGCAGAATTTGGCCAAGGGCAGTACCGTAATCTCCGATGGACTGGCCTGTTTTAATGGTGTCATAGAAGCAGGTTGTCTTCATGATAAAATTGTATGCGGTGGTGGTCGTGCATCAGTAGAGGAACCTGAATTTTATTGGGTTAACACCATCCTTGGAAACTTAAAAAGTGCTTTACGTAGTACTTATTCATGCTATTCGCGCTAAATATGCACAACGTTATCTTGCTGAATTTCAGTATCGATTTAATCGAAGATTTAGCTTAGTAGAATTTATTCCTAGGCTAGCATTTGTAGCACTGAGAACACCTCCACTACCAGGTAAGCTACTAAATATAGCTTAGGTATGATGATAATTAGGAAAATTTAAGCTATCATATAAAAAACTTGGATTATTTTTAAATTTTTAGAGGCTCCCATTAAAATGTATAGTTGAGCTTGTTTTGTTTAAATAATCAAAAACAGTGCTCTACTACCAATGAATAGAGCACTGTTTTTTAAATCCCGCCTTATACTAGGGATTTTTTCGTGAAAAAACAGACTTAAATAAAGTACCAATACCTAGCAGGATAAAAACACCAAACTTTTTAAGGAATAATAAAACTGCAGCAAGCAAACCAGTTTTAGCTAAAACCTTTCCAGCAACTAAGGCACCTAAGCCATACGCAGCAACTTTATCAATATCAGGATTAAAGTCACTATACTTGGCATCTTGATCAAATTCTGCTAGGGCTAATACAGAATCTAATTTGGACTCAATCAAAGGTTTCTGTTCCATGCCGGCGATAAAATTCAGTACTAATACGCCTTTTCTACCTAGCACACGAATATTGTAGTTAAGTGTATTGCCATCTTGACCATCACCAAACTTAATTTCCTTTGCCCAATGGAGTTTATGAGATGTTTTATCATAGTAGGGATTTGCAGCCCAACCAATTAACTCGATGGACTCATAACCTTGCTTAGCTCGTTCTTCACTGGCTGCCCGGGTATCCTGCTTCATTTGCTGAAGCAGCTTAGTGTAATCAATATCATCGGCATCTTCATCTGACACATAGCCATCTTCTTCATACTCAATAGTCACTGCCCAAGAGCCACTATCAAAAGGAGTTATATCAGCAGGGAGTAGCATGCCCAATGTGGTTTGGCCAGGGGGGTTGCCCCAAACTTCGACTAAAACTTTTTCTGCATCCTGGGGATTCAGATAATAAAAGTCCTCTGGTACATTTAAAGTGGCTGAGGCACCAGGTAATTTAACTTTACCTGTTTGTCTGTTAAGAGATTCCCAAATATTTTTTGCCCAAGCAACATACTTTTCTTGTTCTGGAGATAACTCCTCTTTACCGTTGGCAAAAGAAAATGTTGATAAGACTAAAATTAAAAAGCTAAGAAAAGTTTTTACTGTGATTGTCATAATGCAATTACTGCCTATTACAAATGTCTGTTAAATAACCTGATATTGGGCTTTTTTACTTGCTCGCTTGCTTTAAATGATAATTAGTATCAGTTACTAGAGCATATCTAGGTTACTGGTGTTATTTAACCGTGTAAGCCAATAGAGTAAATACCATTTAGTCAAGAGGGTTGCTAAAGCCTTGTTTTGTATCAGGTGGTTCAATTCCTGGTTGGAAAATGACCAGTATTATAATGGGTATTAAGTCACTAATAAAGTGTGATGTTTAAAGAGGCTGCTAGTACTCAGTAAGAAGGGTAAGATTTTGGATTTATTACTGTTATTGAAAATGATGAAATAATCAGCAGTAAACTGTTAAATGCAAAATAAAGTAGTAACTCAATCGTTGCAAATTACTCTATTAGCTGACAAACAATTACTTTAATTGATATATGTTTATTCAAAAATAAAATGTTTCTTTTTTAGGATGTTCTTTTTAAAGAAAATATTTGTGTAAGTAAATAAAGGAGTCTTAAGCTAAAACTCTTAACAGTCTAAGACTTTTAAAATACTATCCCAAGAATAAAAAATGCTAAAGCAATTAATGATAATATTAGCCCAAACCAACCAGTGAAAATAACGACTTCTTTTTTTTCATATCTTTCGTGAGCGACTAAACGAGGGAACAAAATCATTGCATATGAGGCTAGAGATATAGTGAGGAAAGTCTGAGGTGTCCACCAATGAGTGATTCCGCTGGTAGGAGGAGGAATGTAGATATAAACAAGTGATTTTTTACTATTTTCTCAAAGACAGGTAGGTTCCTGTTATGTCTTATCTCTGTTTCGTAAGCATTACACTCATTTTACTATTATGTAATGGTCTAGCTTGAGAGGGTGTTTGAAGTCGGGGCAGGTACATTCTTACACTGCTCATGAGAGCTTAGTTTGCATATTTCACCAGATACCAGCCTGCTTATATCAAGGCTTTCAGCACTTTTATGTCTATTGAAGTTAATAGTCAAACCTGGTTATCACATTTCAGGATGCTAAGAATCTTTGATATCTGATGAAATATTTGGGCAAGAGCTGCGCGTTTTGCTAAAAGCCATTATAATTGCGCCATTTTCTAGTAACTTGCTGTGAAATGGGCGTAAAGCCACTATGACTGAATTGACGAAAGAGATTAACAAGCGGCGAACGTTCGCGATCATATCCCACCCTGATGCGGGTAAAACCACGATTACTGAGAAGCTGCTGTTGTTTGGAAATGCAATCCAGATGGCAGGGACTGTTAAGGGTAAGAAAGGCTCTAGGGCGGCTACTTCTGACTGGATGAGTATGGAGCAGCAGCGGGGGATTTCGATAACGACCTCGGTGATGCAGTTTCCATACAACGAGCGAATGGTGAACCTGCTGGATACCCCAGGGCATGAAGATTTCTCTGAAGATACTTACCGTACTTTGACGGCTGTCGATAGCTGTTTGATGGTGATTGATGGTGCCAAGGGGGTTGAGGACCGGACGATCAAATTGATGGAAGTGTGCCGGTTAAGGGATACCCCGATTTTTACGTTTATCAACAAAATGGATCGTGAAGTAAGGGATCACATTGAGGTCTTGGATGAGATTGAAGACATCCTAAAAATTCAATGTGCGCCTGTTACCTGGCCAGTGGGGATGGGGAAAAACTTTAAAGGTATTTATAACCTATATACCGATACCATTCATTTATACACCCAAGGGCAAGGTCATACCATTCCTGATGATATTCAAATAAAAGGGTTAGACTCTGCTGAAGCACGAGACAGGTTAGGGGCAGACCTTGTAGATGAGTTACTGGAAGAAATTGAGCTAGTCCGTGGTGCCAGCCATGAGTTTGATTTAGAAGCCTTTTTGGCAGGCAAGATGACGCCGGTATTTTTTGGTACTGCACTCGGTAACTTTGGGGTAAGGGAAATGCTGGATTATTTTGTGGACTGGGCGCCTGCACCACAAAATAGGGAAACCCAAGATCGTACGGTTCCTGCTGATGAAAGTAAATTTTCTGGGTTTGTATTTAAAATTCAAGCAAATATGGACCCTAAACACAGGGACAGAATTGCCTTTATGCGGGTATGTTCGGGTAAATACACTAAAGGTATGAAAATGCGTCATGTGCGTATCGGTAAAGATGTGAAAATTGCTGATGCAGTGACGTTTTTAGCAGGGGATCGCTCTCAGGTAGAAGAAGCGGTGTCGGGTGATATTATTGGTTTACATAACCACGGTACCATCCAAATCGGCGATACTTTTACCATGGGTGAAGAAATGCGCTTTACAGGTATTCCACATTTTGCACCAGAATTATTTAAGCGAGTTCGTTTAAAAGACCCACTTAAGCTAAAACAGTTGCAAAAAGGCTTACAACAGTTGTCGGAGGAAGGGGCTACCCAATTGTTTATGCCTGTAAATAACAACGATCTAATATTAGGTGCAGTGGGTGTACTACAGTTTGATGTAGTTATGCACCGATTAAAAGAAGAGTATAAGGTGGAGTGTATTTATGAACCTATCACAGTGCAAACTGCTCGTTGGGTCGATTGTTCTGATGCAAAAAAACTAGAAGAGTTTAAGCGAAAATGTGCAGATAATTT
This genomic interval from Spartinivicinus ruber contains the following:
- a CDS encoding SulP family inorganic anion transporter; this translates as MIDLITQKTASLKNDLLSGLTVALALVPEAVAFAFVAGVEPLVGLYAAFMVGLITSLIGGRPGMISGATGALAVVMVTLVAEHGVEYLFATVLLMGLIQILAGILKLGKFIRMVPHPVMLGFVNGLAIVIFLAQLGNFGKNSGEGWLANTALEGSVIDVAWMQGPELWIILGLVALTMAIIFILPKLTNAIPASLAAIVTVSLIVIGFGIETKTVGDVASIAGGLPSFHIPVVPFNFETLWIILPYSIILAAIGLIESLLTLSLIDEITETRGKGNRECIGQGVANTVTGLFGGMGGCAMIGQSMINVNSGGRGRLSGITAALCLLAFILFASSLIEQIPIAALVGVMFIVVIGTFEWTSFRIIRKIPKSDAFVLILVSGVTVATDLAIAVIVGVIVSALVFAWEHAKHIYAEPSEEGESKVYALRGPLFFGSVSHFRDIFHPKTDPDHVVIDFQHSRVCDHSGIEAIDALADRYQAAGKVLHLRHLSPECIELLEKAKNLVEVDDMTDPHYHIATDKLA
- a CDS encoding energy-coupling factor ABC transporter permease, producing the protein MSFSGFLLTDLQVFGSLLLLSIILLVALVFMDFSTILRDSALQHRLGASVFCLSLLWLTHRDFPIGMSLHFLGMSAATLIVGWPRAIMSGFIVLLLITLFQQADWVSLGVNGLVMIVVPVIAMQLFYQWIEHFQSRNIFTYIFGIGFVGTLFSTLLVILAVIAVLWGSDSFSFPGNWADYLPYVPLIILPEAVINGMVVSAITVFKPDWVITFNQQKYLHR
- a CDS encoding response regulator transcription factor, coding for MKNKQPILLIVDDDSALLQVMARAMRKRGYEVITANCIENTKKLLQQFTPAFAIIDLKLDHESGLDVITVVSQQAPEAKVLVLTGYASIATAVAAVKLGAHNYLCKPATAEEIEVALTQQEATPQPDNSFKPMPIERLEWEHIQKVLLDHQGNISATARALGMHRRTLQRKLQVGERKKTNDANISAD
- a CDS encoding ATP-binding protein, with the protein product MGVVNVFTYWRFRQLTPVSEWEFFTQLLFDCFSLTLLLYISGGASNPFVSYYLIPIIIAAATLALPFTIAITLICLSCYTLLLFFYQPLPQLIPLFDNSTQQFHMINLHVVGMWLNFSLSALLICGFVVRMAQTLRQHQAQLAKKREQDLRNEQLFAVGSLAAGAAHELNTPLNTMLLLVNEMKQDYQQHPALSDDLSCLTNQLNQCKQSLNTLITEAQVSYCPTRQSINKIINQLLERWQVIRPEILLELDTTRLADSQVLTDASLPQALLNLLNNAADQSQHKIEFFAETTSQHIKIIIRDFGPGLDMANLEKLGTPFYTNRPDKGLGLGLTLSQASIERLGGSVTLLNHIEQGTETHIRLPLAKN
- a CDS encoding sugar phosphate isomerase/epimerase family protein, with translation MYSVLNTTDDITHCGNLGHVIHDLAKACKLASYYGFEGVNLDITRLIQEQLTVTDVKQLLAAYQLRPAAFSLDAYMYCFHSEKEYLSSLHDFAEQAAFAHQIGSEIALFYIPPFSNNLPFNDYFQLMVKRLKQLKPILIEHNIKIGFEFIGPIETRLATAYDFIHTIDGVRALIASADLYGYAGFKLDVHHWQYSGAGLLDLKHLDKDYLVYVELNDALQGYNLFNMPEFTRELPLATGVTDIAGFVQVLKNKGYDGPVAVEPWNDTIRKMPLKEALHSVKQSLDKCMAL
- a CDS encoding ankyrin repeat domain-containing protein; this translates as MAAVEERSCAIAEFLISRGGNLDLQDGGGYTPLMHAVCKNRVDTVKLLLSKGANPNYCNKAQSVLDIAVKKGNRKIINLLLEHGAKINQQDNKGGTPIYQAIRKKQIEIVCLLLARGANPFIRTYFGGTTLMTAAFSGDRDLFDLILSQGVDPDMQNKHGWTALMFAARHGYKSIVESLLMREVKSDLKNHNGKTAAILAKEGDHEDIYKMIKRYDGNWLRKLKYMFAKPTVEEEYDFSNQAQTVEAE
- a CDS encoding DUF2167 domain-containing protein, whose protein sequence is MTITVKTFLSFLILVLSTFSFANGKEELSPEQEKYVAWAKNIWESLNRQTGKVKLPGASATLNVPEDFYYLNPQDAEKVLVEVWGNPPGQTTLGMLLPADITPFDSGSWAVTIEYEEDGYVSDEDADDIDYTKLLQQMKQDTRAASEERAKQGYESIELIGWAANPYYDKTSHKLHWAKEIKFGDGQDGNTLNYNIRVLGRKGVLVLNFIAGMEQKPLIESKLDSVLALAEFDQDAKYSDFNPDIDKVAAYGLGALVAGKVLAKTGLLAAVLLFLKKFGVFILLGIGTLFKSVFSRKNP
- a CDS encoding peptide chain release factor 3 encodes the protein MTELTKEINKRRTFAIISHPDAGKTTITEKLLLFGNAIQMAGTVKGKKGSRAATSDWMSMEQQRGISITTSVMQFPYNERMVNLLDTPGHEDFSEDTYRTLTAVDSCLMVIDGAKGVEDRTIKLMEVCRLRDTPIFTFINKMDREVRDHIEVLDEIEDILKIQCAPVTWPVGMGKNFKGIYNLYTDTIHLYTQGQGHTIPDDIQIKGLDSAEARDRLGADLVDELLEEIELVRGASHEFDLEAFLAGKMTPVFFGTALGNFGVREMLDYFVDWAPAPQNRETQDRTVPADESKFSGFVFKIQANMDPKHRDRIAFMRVCSGKYTKGMKMRHVRIGKDVKIADAVTFLAGDRSQVEEAVSGDIIGLHNHGTIQIGDTFTMGEEMRFTGIPHFAPELFKRVRLKDPLKLKQLQKGLQQLSEEGATQLFMPVNNNDLILGAVGVLQFDVVMHRLKEEYKVECIYEPITVQTARWVDCSDAKKLEEFKRKCADNLAIDGGGYLTYLAPTRVNLSLAQERYPEVGFRATREH